The proteins below are encoded in one region of Helianthus annuus cultivar XRQ/B chromosome 2, HanXRQr2.0-SUNRISE, whole genome shotgun sequence:
- the LOC110927182 gene encoding probable serine/threonine-protein kinase PBL3 — protein MLQHQNPNHQMGLCVGKPANVAHVSSSQLMKEAINQRERNQEASKKKIKKASKVSKDESFPITNNLKAFTLSDLKTATKNFRSDSLIGEGGFGRVYKGWIDETTFAPAKPGTGLVVAVKCLKAESHQGHREWLTEVDFMGKLRHKNLVKLIGYCQEYESRLLVYEYMPKGCLENHLFRKGVEPIPWATRMRIAIDVAHGLSFLHSKEPSIIYRDLKASNILLSSEFNARLSDFGLARNGPVGDNTHVSTRVVGTSGYAAPEYVATGHLTINNDVYSFGVVLLELLSGRRAIADERAGGVEETLVEWVKPFLNENRGVFRIMDTRLGGRYSKKGAQAVAALALKCLHNDSKLRPTMAEVVVSLEEITNAPKVVPGVSSLALSPGSS, from the exons AGGAAGCTATTAACCAAAGGGAAAGAAATCAAGAAGCAAGTAAGAAGAAAATCAAGAAAGCTTCAAAAGTGTCTAAAGATGAAAGTTTTCCGATCACTAATAACCTGAAGGCGTTCACGTTGAGTGATCTGAAGACTGCTACAAAGAATTTCCGGTCGGATAGTCTCATCGGAGAAGGCGGGTTTGGCCGGGTGTATAAAGGGTGGATTGATGAAACCACTTTTGCTCCGGCCAAACCCGGTACCGGACTTGTGGTGGCAGTTAAATGTTTGAAAGCTGAAAGTCATCAAGGTCATAGAGAATGGCTT ACTGAAGTTGATTTCATGGGCAAGCTTCGTCACAAAAATCTCGTTAAACTTATCGGCTACTGTCAAGAATACGAAAGCAGGCTTCTTGTATACGAATACATGCCAAAAGGGTGTTTAGAAAATCATTTGTTTAGAA AAGGTGTTGAACCTATACCTTGGGCCACAAGAATGCGCATTGCCATTGATGTAGCTCATGGATTATCTTTCTTGCATAGTAAGGAACCAAGTATTATTTATCGCGATTTGAAGGCATCTAATATCCTCCTAAGTTCG GAATTTAATGCAAGACTTTCGGATTTCGGGTTAGCAAGAAACGGGCCGGTAGGAGATAACACACATGTCTCAACCCGAGTTGTGGGAACCAGCGGTTATGCAGCTCCAGAATACGTAGCCACAG GTCACTTGACTATAAATAACGACGTGTACAGTTTTGGAGTGGTCCTACTGGAGTTATTGTCAGGACGACGAGCAATTGCTGACGAGAGAGCCGGGGGTGTAGAAGAGACATTAGTCGAATGGGTGAAACCGTTTCTAAATGAAAATAGAGGGGTTTTTAGAATTATGGACACACGGTTAGGTGGTCGGTACTCAAAGAAAGGTGCACAAGCCGTGGCTGCACTTGCACTAAAATGTCTCCATAACGATTCCAAACTTAGGCCCACAATGGCTGAGGTTGTCGTGTCTTTGGAAGAGATCACGAACGCGCCCAAAGTTGTTCCCGGAGTTTCATCGCTTGCGCTGAGCCCGGGATCAAGTTAA